A single window of Phyllostomus discolor isolate MPI-MPIP mPhyDis1 chromosome 13, mPhyDis1.pri.v3, whole genome shotgun sequence DNA harbors:
- the SLC26A2 gene encoding sulfate transporter: MSSESAEQHGLAPKDSVEGNGQYSPPPKIRAEPEKESSTDFQQFKTTDPCRHYPRIHVEPQEKPNTNFKQFIIKKLKKSCQCNPTKAKNTIFGFLPVLRWLPKYDLKTNILGDLMSGLIVGILLVPQSIAYSLLAGQEPIYGLYTSFFASLIYFLLGTSRHISVGIFGILCLMIGEVVDRELSKAGYDTAHSALSLGAVSNGSASLAPMSDSICDRSCYAIRVGSTVTFMAGVYQVAMGFFQVGFVSVYLSDALLSGFVTGASFTILTSQAKYLLGLSLPRSSGVGSLITTWVHIFRNIHKTNICDLITSLLCLLVLLPTKELNEHFKSKLKAPIPTELIVVVAATLASHFGKLNEKYNTSIAGHIPTGFMPPKAPDWNLIPSVATDAIAISIIGFAITVSLSEMFAKKHGYTVKANQEMYAIGFCNIIPSFFHCFTTSAALAKTLVKESTGCQTQLSGVMTALVILLVLLVIAPLFYSLQKSVLGVITIVNLRGALRKFKDLPKMWRVNRMDTVIWFVTMLSSALISTEIGLLIGVCFSMFCVILRTQKPKSSLLGLVEESDVFESMSAYKNLQAKPGIKIFRFVAPLYYINKECFKSALYKKTLNPILVKAAQKKAAKRKTKKEAVSLGATGDEVSVQLSHDPLELHTIVIDCSAIQFVDTAGIHTLKEVRRDYEAIGIQVLLAQCNPSVRDSLARGQYCQKEDESLFYSVHEAIAFAEESQTQKGVCVPNGLNLVTN, translated from the exons ATGTCTTCGGAGAGTGCAGAGCAGCATGGCCTCGCGCCCAAGGACTCGGTGGAAGGAAATGGCCAGTACAGCCCTCCGCCTAAGATCCGCGCGGAGCCTGAGAAGGAGTCAAGTACTGACTTCCAGCAATTTAAGACCACTGATCCATGCAGACATTATCCTAGGATCCACGTGGAACCTCAAGAGAAACCAAACACCAACTTTAAACAATTCATCatcaaaaaactgaagaagagttGCCAGTGCAACCCAACCAAAGCAAAAAATACGATTTTTGGCTTCCTTCCTGTCTTGCGGTGGCTCCCAAAGTATGATCTGAAGACAAACATTTTAGGAGATTTGATGTCTGGCTTGATTGTGGGCATCTTACTGGTGCCCCAGTCCATTGCTTATTCCCTTTTGGCTGGCCAGGAGCCGATCTACGGCCTGTATACCTCTTTTTTTGCCAGCCTAATTTATTTCCTGCTGGGGACTTCCCGTCACATCTCTGTGGGCATTTTTGGAATACTGTGCCTTATGATTGGTGAGGTAGTTGACCGAGAGCTGAGCAAAGCTGGCTATGACACAGCTCATAGCGCCCTGTCTTTAGGGGCAGTTTCCAATGGGAGCGCCTCATTGGCCCCAATGTCAGACAGCATATGTGATAGAAGTTGCTATGCAATTAGAGTGGGCAGCACTGTAACATTCATGGCTGGAGTTTATCAG gtgGCGATGGGCTTCTTTCAAGTGGGCTTTGTTTCTGTCTACCTCTCAGATGCCTTGTTGAGTGGATTTGTCACTGGTGCCTCCTTCACCATTCTTACGTCTCAGGCCAAGTATCTCCTTGGGCTCAGCCTTCCTCGGAGTAGTGGGGTGGGCTCACTCATCACTACTTGGGTGCATATCTTCAGAAACATCCATAAGACCAATATCTGTGATCTCATCACCAGCCTGTTGTGCCTTTTGGTTCTTTTGCCAACCAAAGAACTCAATGAGCACTTCAAGTCCAAGCTCAAGGCACCCATTCCTACGGAACTCATTGTCGTCGTGGCAGCCACATTAGCCTCTCACTTTGGAAAACTGAATGAGAAATACAATACCAGTATTGCTGGACATATTCCCACTGGGTTCATGCCCCCCAAAGCACCGGACTGGAACTTAATTCCTAGTGTGGCTACAGATGCAATAGCTATTTCAATCATTGGTTTTGCTATCACTGTATCACTTTCTGAGATGTTCGCCAAGAAACATGGCTACACGGTCAAAGCCAACCAGGAAATGTATGCCATTGGCTTTTGCAATATCATCCCTTCCTTCTTCCACTGCTTTACTACTAGCGCAGCTCTCGCAAAGACGTTGGTTAAAGAATCGACGGGCTGCCAGACTCAGCTTTCTGGTGTGATGACAGCTCTGGTTATTTTGTTGGTCCTCCTGGTCATAGCCCCTTTATTCTATTCCCTTCAGAAAAGTGTCCTCGGCGTGATCACAATTGTAAATCTCCGGGGAGCTCTACGTAAATTTAAGGATCTGCCCAAGATGTGGAGGGTTAACAGAATGGATACAGTTATCTGGTTTGTGACTATGCTGTCCTCTGCACTGATAAGCACTGAAATTGGCCTGCTTATTGGAGtttgtttttctatgttttgTGTCATCCTCCGTACTCAGAAGCCAAAGAGCTCATTGCTTGGCCTGGTGGAAGAGTCTGACGTTTTTGAATCCATGTCCGCTTACAAAAACCTGCAGGCTAAGCCAGGCATCAAGATTTTCCGCTTTGTAGCCCCTCTCTACTACATAAATAAAGAATGCTTTAAATCTGCTTTGTACAAAAAAACTCTCAATCCAATCTTAGTGAAGGCAGCTCAGAAGAAGGCAgcaaagagaaagaccaagaaggAAGCAGTGAGTCTTGGTGCAACCGGGGATGAAGTTTCAGTGCAACTTTCCCACGATCCCTTGGAACTCCACACCATAGTGATCGACTGCAGTGCAATCCAGTTTGTAGACACAGCAGGAATCCATACGCTGAAAGAAGTTCGCAGAGATTATGAAGCCATTGGCATCCAAGTTCTGCTGGCTCAGTGCAATCCCTCTGTGAGGGATTCCCTGGCCCGGGGACAGTACTGCCAGAAGGAAGATGAAAGCCTTTTTTATAGTGTACACGAAGCGATAGCTTTTGCAGAAGAATCTCAAACTCAGAAAGGCGTATGTGTTCCCAATGGTCTGAATCTAGTGACCAATTGA